From a single Methylacidiphilum kamchatkense Kam1 genomic region:
- the nifX gene encoding nitrogen fixation protein NifX: MKVAFATQDLNRVDAHFGWAKNIVIYEVSQDGYQHLQTVSFDGELKEDGNEDKLEPKLEVIKDCSILYVAAIGGSGAARVVAKGIHPIKSNNCEPIKDILVKLQQILNGTPPPWLRKAMNKGREKIMNFEEE; this comes from the coding sequence ATGAAAGTTGCATTTGCTACACAGGATTTGAATCGAGTGGATGCCCATTTTGGGTGGGCAAAAAATATTGTTATCTATGAAGTCTCCCAAGATGGATATCAACATTTACAAACGGTTAGCTTTGATGGAGAACTTAAAGAGGATGGGAATGAGGACAAATTAGAACCCAAGTTGGAAGTCATAAAAGATTGTTCCATCCTCTATGTTGCAGCCATTGGTGGATCAGGAGCTGCTAGAGTAGTAGCCAAAGGAATCCATCCTATAAAGTCTAACAACTGCGAACCAATTAAAGATATTCTTGTCAAACTCCAGCAGATTCTTAATGGGACACCACCTCCTTGGCTTAGAAAAGCGATGAACAAGGGAAGAGAGAAAATTATGAATTTCGAGGAGGAATAA
- a CDS encoding NifX-associated nitrogen fixation protein: MKLKEEKIDSELIKEFITELVNQLRAQDTYGNWEGKKNEELLKDYIIDAQKRKEIPIIGDPDPDILWRIELFFNAVALTIEKKTGVLVVPMMSMHHEGFGRVVLFGGRLVVINKTLRDVHRFGYPSLEKLGEAGAKYATLGIEMISRFPEAARFEG; the protein is encoded by the coding sequence ATGAAACTTAAGGAAGAAAAAATAGACTCGGAGCTTATCAAAGAATTTATCACTGAACTTGTCAACCAATTACGTGCTCAGGATACGTATGGAAATTGGGAGGGGAAAAAAAATGAGGAACTACTAAAAGATTATATTATTGACGCTCAGAAAAGAAAGGAAATTCCCATTATTGGAGATCCTGATCCTGACATTCTATGGCGAATAGAACTATTTTTTAATGCCGTCGCCTTAACAATAGAAAAAAAGACGGGTGTTCTTGTGGTGCCGATGATGAGTATGCATCATGAAGGCTTTGGAAGAGTGGTTCTTTTTGGAGGAAGACTGGTTGTTATCAATAAAACATTGCGGGATGTACATCGATTCGGTTATCCCTCTTTAGAAAAACTGGGAGAAGCAGGGGCAAAATACGCCACCCTTGGTATTGAAATGATTTCACGTTTCCCCGAGGCTGCAAGATTCGAAGGATAA
- a CDS encoding inorganic diphosphatase has translation MTSPFTYHRQGVSHPWHDISPGINGLPSQFNAVIEVSKGSSNKYELDKETGLLRLDRVLYSAVYYPANYGFIPQTLAEDKDPLDVLVLGDEPVLPMTLVHARTIGLMVMEDQGQLDHKVVCVLTSDPEYSHLNDIHELPIHKLRVIRRFFEDYKALEHKKVVVEDFLPSKEAFPIIEESLERYRNWKMNKRS, from the coding sequence ATGACATCACCTTTTACATATCACAGACAGGGTGTTTCTCATCCATGGCATGACATTTCTCCTGGAATAAATGGGTTGCCTTCTCAATTCAATGCAGTGATTGAAGTCTCAAAAGGTAGTTCCAATAAATATGAGTTGGATAAAGAAACTGGGCTTTTACGCTTAGACAGGGTACTTTATTCAGCCGTTTATTATCCGGCTAACTATGGATTTATTCCTCAAACACTGGCAGAAGATAAGGACCCGTTGGATGTTTTAGTTCTTGGGGATGAGCCTGTCTTACCTATGACTTTAGTTCATGCGCGGACAATAGGGCTAATGGTGATGGAAGACCAGGGACAACTGGATCATAAAGTAGTTTGTGTGCTTACAAGCGATCCAGAATACAGTCATTTGAACGATATTCATGAGCTTCCCATCCATAAGTTACGAGTTATTCGACGATTCTTTGAGGATTACAAGGCATTGGAACATAAAAAGGTAGTAGTAGAAGACTTTCTCCCATCTAAGGAAGCCTTCCCAATTATTGAAGAGTCTTTGGAACGGTATAGAAATTGGAAAATGAACAAAAGGAGTTAA
- a CDS encoding MerR family transcriptional regulator — MSQKIINRPLTIGKVANLAGVGVETIRFYERKGLLPKPARSLSGYRLFDQNALKTISFIKRAKELGLSLNEIKELLFLPKEGSCQRVLQKVMMKIEDLEKK; from the coding sequence ATGAGTCAGAAAATAATCAATAGGCCTTTGACCATCGGTAAGGTGGCAAATTTGGCTGGGGTTGGCGTGGAAACGATCCGATTTTATGAACGGAAAGGCTTACTACCGAAGCCGGCACGTTCTCTTTCGGGGTACCGTCTGTTCGATCAAAATGCTTTAAAAACGATAAGCTTTATTAAACGAGCTAAGGAACTAGGTTTATCTTTAAATGAAATCAAAGAACTTCTTTTTTTACCTAAAGAAGGGAGCTGTCAAAGAGTTTTGCAGAAGGTGATGATGAAAATAGAAGATCTTGAAAAAAAATAA
- the merA gene encoding mercury(II) reductase, translating to MKCEDCATHLIRALQKLQGIEKVLITDWRSKRASLVTTQQWNEQEVLQTIKALGYQGTIIKRMPIGMESEEKGKDYDLLIVGGGSAAFAAAIKASELGAKVGIVESGVIGGTCVNVGCVPSKFLIRAAEVYTMARNPRFAGLGSCNMPLDWAQLIDQKEKLVSMLRMQKYIHLLDVYPNISLIEGKARLMAGNQLIVNNKTYTSRKILLATGSSPSIPPIPGLKETGFLDSTTALSLKTLPSSLAIIGGGAIGLELGQMFARFGVKVNIIEALPSIAMSEEPEIREQLSLYLKEERIELFTNTQVRYVEKTGENGCFISIQNGEKETGLRVEKILVTTGRSPNTAELGLEEVGVKKGNRGEILVDPFLRTTNPDIYAAGDCAGFPQFVYVSAFTGGVAAENAITGAKRSIDFSSLPRVTFTDPQIASVGLTEAQAKKEGLNVITTIFPVKEVPKAIISSDTRGLIKLVSEANTGKLLGAHLLAAAAGDFIQEAVLAIRHGLTIQDIVDAFHPYLTMSEAIKLAALSFKKDVGHLSCCAS from the coding sequence ATGAAATGCGAAGATTGTGCAACGCATCTTATAAGAGCTCTTCAAAAACTCCAGGGGATTGAAAAAGTTCTGATAACGGATTGGCGCTCCAAAAGAGCAAGCCTTGTTACTACCCAGCAATGGAACGAGCAGGAAGTTCTACAAACAATCAAAGCATTAGGTTACCAGGGCACTATCATCAAACGGATGCCAATAGGAATGGAGAGCGAAGAGAAGGGCAAAGATTATGATCTTTTGATTGTGGGGGGAGGTTCTGCTGCCTTCGCTGCTGCGATAAAAGCAAGTGAACTAGGAGCAAAAGTTGGGATTGTTGAATCTGGAGTCATTGGAGGCACCTGTGTCAATGTAGGCTGCGTTCCATCCAAATTCCTTATTCGAGCCGCTGAAGTTTACACAATGGCAAGAAACCCTCGGTTCGCCGGTTTAGGATCTTGTAATATGCCTTTAGACTGGGCACAATTGATCGATCAAAAAGAAAAACTGGTCAGCATGTTGCGGATGCAAAAATACATCCATCTTCTGGATGTCTACCCAAATATTTCTCTTATCGAGGGAAAGGCTAGGTTGATGGCTGGCAATCAACTAATCGTTAATAATAAAACCTATACTTCAAGAAAAATTCTGTTAGCTACTGGCTCCTCTCCATCTATTCCTCCAATTCCTGGGTTAAAAGAAACAGGCTTTCTCGATAGCACCACTGCTTTAAGTTTAAAAACTCTACCCTCTTCTCTTGCCATAATTGGTGGAGGAGCTATAGGACTCGAACTTGGACAGATGTTCGCCAGATTTGGTGTGAAGGTGAATATCATTGAAGCCCTCCCCTCAATTGCCATGAGCGAAGAACCTGAAATAAGAGAGCAACTTAGCCTATATTTAAAAGAAGAAAGGATTGAACTCTTTACAAACACCCAAGTTCGCTATGTTGAAAAAACGGGAGAAAATGGCTGTTTTATTTCTATTCAAAACGGGGAAAAAGAAACTGGATTAAGGGTGGAGAAAATTCTAGTCACAACAGGTCGTAGCCCTAACACGGCAGAGTTAGGACTCGAAGAGGTAGGAGTCAAAAAGGGGAATCGAGGAGAAATTCTTGTTGATCCATTTCTACGTACTACCAATCCTGACATTTATGCTGCTGGAGATTGTGCAGGGTTTCCACAGTTTGTTTATGTATCCGCTTTTACAGGAGGAGTCGCTGCAGAAAATGCTATTACTGGAGCTAAACGATCGATTGATTTTTCATCCCTACCACGAGTGACTTTCACCGATCCACAGATCGCAAGTGTAGGCTTAACTGAGGCTCAAGCAAAAAAAGAAGGATTGAATGTCATTACTACGATTTTTCCAGTCAAAGAGGTTCCAAAGGCAATTATTTCCTCGGATACTAGAGGATTAATTAAGCTTGTAAGCGAAGCCAACACAGGAAAACTTCTGGGGGCTCACTTGCTTGCTGCAGCAGCTGGAGATTTTATTCAGGAGGCCGTTCTTGCTATCCGACATGGATTAACCATACAAGACATAGTGGATGCCTTCCATCCCTATCTAACAATGAGTGAAGCCATCAAACTGGCTGCACTCTCATTTAAAAAAGATGTCGGGCATCTGTCCTGTTGTGCCAGTTAA
- the nifB gene encoding nitrogenase cofactor biosynthesis protein NifB, whose amino-acid sequence MTAALTQTPKAKNFQRLKALGLSVTSTIQHQGCGSKGGSGKSSCGSGAGAGDLPEEIWEKVKNHPCYSEEAHHYYARMHVAVAPACNIQCNYCNRKYDCANESRPGVVSERLTPEEAAKKVLAVASLIPQMTVLGIAGPGDPLANPDKTFKTFELVAKKAPDIKLCLSTNGLALPEYVKRIKDFNVDHVTITINMIDPEVGEKIYPWVFYKHKRYKGKEAAKILSERQLEGLEMLTAEKILCKINSVMIPGINDEHLIEVNKAVKSRGAFLHNIMPLISAPEHGTYFGLTGQRGPTAQELKALQDKCEGQMNMMRHCRQCRADAVGLLGEDRSSEFTKEKIASIEVNYDMETRKAYKMQVEQERQMRVAEREKELKEIAKENSELKILVAVATKGGGKINEHFGHAKEFQIYELSTKGSKFIGHRRVDLYCQGGYGEEDALETVIRAIRDCVAVFVAKIGSCPKEALEKAGIETVDGFAYEYIEKAALSYFKEYLRKVNAGLIHPTKKEDALIRQGALVTLN is encoded by the coding sequence ATGACTGCTGCTTTGACTCAAACTCCAAAAGCAAAGAATTTTCAGCGTTTGAAAGCCTTGGGACTTTCCGTTACTTCCACTATTCAGCATCAAGGATGCGGTTCGAAGGGAGGCAGCGGAAAATCGAGTTGTGGCTCTGGAGCGGGAGCAGGAGATCTTCCAGAGGAAATTTGGGAAAAAGTAAAAAATCATCCCTGTTATAGCGAAGAAGCACACCATTATTATGCGCGAATGCATGTGGCTGTGGCGCCAGCATGTAATATTCAATGCAATTATTGCAACAGAAAGTATGACTGTGCGAATGAAAGCCGACCAGGGGTGGTAAGCGAAAGGCTTACCCCAGAAGAAGCAGCTAAGAAGGTTTTGGCTGTTGCCTCACTCATTCCTCAGATGACTGTTCTTGGGATAGCAGGTCCAGGAGATCCTTTAGCCAATCCGGATAAGACATTTAAAACTTTTGAACTTGTAGCAAAGAAAGCTCCAGACATAAAGCTTTGTCTCTCAACCAACGGACTAGCATTACCAGAGTATGTAAAACGAATCAAGGATTTCAATGTGGATCATGTAACCATTACGATCAATATGATAGATCCAGAGGTGGGGGAGAAAATTTATCCCTGGGTGTTTTATAAACATAAAAGGTATAAAGGCAAAGAGGCAGCGAAGATTCTTTCGGAAAGGCAGTTAGAAGGATTAGAGATGCTTACGGCTGAAAAGATCCTTTGCAAGATCAACTCCGTGATGATCCCTGGGATTAACGACGAACACCTAATAGAGGTTAACAAAGCTGTGAAATCACGTGGAGCGTTTCTTCATAATATCATGCCCCTTATTTCGGCACCTGAGCATGGAACATACTTTGGATTGACAGGACAGAGAGGGCCGACAGCACAGGAATTGAAAGCTCTGCAGGACAAATGTGAAGGACAGATGAACATGATGAGGCATTGCAGGCAATGCCGTGCTGATGCGGTAGGATTGCTTGGGGAAGATAGGAGTAGTGAATTTACCAAAGAGAAGATCGCCTCCATTGAGGTGAATTACGATATGGAAACGAGAAAAGCTTACAAAATGCAAGTCGAGCAGGAAAGGCAAATGAGAGTGGCGGAAAGAGAGAAGGAATTAAAAGAAATAGCTAAAGAAAATAGTGAACTGAAGATTTTGGTTGCGGTCGCCACGAAAGGTGGGGGAAAAATCAACGAGCATTTTGGGCATGCTAAGGAATTCCAAATTTATGAGCTTAGTACGAAAGGCTCGAAATTCATCGGTCATCGTAGAGTCGATCTCTATTGCCAGGGTGGTTATGGAGAAGAAGATGCGCTTGAAACCGTTATTCGGGCTATAAGGGATTGTGTTGCTGTGTTTGTAGCAAAAATAGGATCTTGCCCGAAAGAAGCTTTAGAGAAGGCTGGCATAGAGACCGTTGACGGTTTTGCTTATGAATATATCGAAAAGGCCGCTCTGAGTTATTTCAAAGAGTATCTTAGAAAGGTCAATGCTGGATTGATTCATCCAACCAAAAAAGAAGATGCTCTTATTCGACAGGGGGCATTAGTGACTTTGAATTAA
- a CDS encoding YfhL family 4Fe-4S dicluster ferredoxin, whose translation MAYKIVASQCTGCSACEPECPNGAIYEKEGIFAIDPEKCTECIGFFDEPQCVSVCPVDNTCVIDKSRPRYKAKK comes from the coding sequence ATGGCATATAAGATCGTTGCATCCCAATGTACAGGATGTTCTGCTTGTGAACCGGAGTGCCCAAATGGTGCTATTTATGAAAAAGAAGGCATTTTCGCCATAGATCCTGAAAAATGCACAGAATGTATAGGGTTTTTTGATGAACCGCAATGCGTATCTGTCTGTCCGGTAGACAATACTTGTGTGATTGATAAAAGCCGCCCACGATACAAAGCCAAAAAATAG
- a CDS encoding HesB/IscA family protein has product MKISITPKAKQFISRMIRMCGGTKSAGMRLIVGEGGCSGFTTDFSVVEEPQQSDTTWEDGVRLFIPKECLPYFEEAIVHFVETPTETRLIVLSGRKNNNSCSCSSLPPD; this is encoded by the coding sequence ATGAAAATATCGATTACACCCAAGGCAAAACAATTTATTAGTCGGATGATCCGGATGTGTGGAGGGACAAAAAGTGCGGGCATGCGATTGATTGTTGGAGAAGGAGGCTGCTCAGGGTTTACTACGGACTTTAGCGTTGTCGAGGAGCCACAGCAATCCGATACCACATGGGAGGATGGTGTTAGGCTCTTTATTCCAAAAGAATGCCTTCCTTACTTTGAAGAAGCCATCGTCCATTTTGTTGAGACTCCCACTGAGACTAGACTGATTGTGCTATCAGGAAGGAAAAATAATAATAGCTGTAGCTGTTCCTCTCTCCCTCCAGATTAG
- a CDS encoding 4Fe4S-binding leucine-rich repeat protein, producing MKDLSKECLDWEGKPVDCTQCPHKELKSRGKCRKGEACIQDRYAKRIERFFERNPTLATSYLMHPYFEIRAIALRHVDGHHQIRMSMDPDDTVRMSAAYYVPKKFLLRLRFDKSRDVRIRAAGLLEGLDLVPMLIDPDYYVRQIVARKIPVEWLIFMVSDPEAAVRIEVAKRIGEEGLNILANDLNEEVRLTVVSRLDSNELSRFINDPSWKVRFEVVRRIHPASLQIFCQDQDSFVREFAKLRMEELYGQTQNNQLKKGWGKKKDDEREGHQ from the coding sequence GTGAAAGATCTTTCGAAAGAATGTTTAGATTGGGAAGGGAAGCCAGTTGACTGCACCCAATGCCCTCATAAGGAATTAAAATCTAGGGGCAAATGTAGGAAAGGGGAAGCATGTATTCAGGATAGGTATGCGAAAAGAATTGAACGCTTTTTCGAAAGAAATCCAACCTTGGCTACTAGTTATTTGATGCATCCCTATTTTGAAATTCGGGCAATTGCTCTGAGGCATGTCGATGGGCATCATCAAATTCGGATGTCGATGGATCCCGACGATACGGTGAGAATGAGTGCTGCTTACTATGTACCCAAAAAGTTTCTCCTCCGATTGCGTTTTGATAAGAGCCGGGATGTGCGTATTAGGGCTGCTGGATTATTGGAGGGGTTGGATCTTGTCCCGATGCTGATTGATCCCGATTATTATGTTAGACAGATAGTTGCTAGAAAAATTCCGGTCGAATGGTTGATTTTTATGGTTTCAGATCCTGAAGCTGCCGTACGGATTGAGGTTGCCAAGAGAATAGGGGAAGAAGGATTGAACATCCTTGCCAATGATTTGAACGAAGAAGTCAGGCTGACGGTTGTCTCTAGACTAGACTCGAATGAATTGAGCCGATTTATCAATGATCCTAGCTGGAAAGTAAGATTTGAAGTAGTGCGGAGAATTCATCCTGCTTCTTTACAGATTTTTTGTCAAGACCAGGATTCCTTTGTGAGAGAATTTGCTAAGCTTCGAATGGAAGAGCTCTATGGCCAAACACAAAACAATCAGTTGAAAAAAGGATGGGGAAAGAAGAAAGACGATGAAAGAGAAGGACATCAATGA
- a CDS encoding nitrogen fixation protein NifZ → MKEKDINELDGPPVFEFGQKVRSRKNIRNDGTFPGKEIGEILVKKGEIGYVSSIGTFLQKYYIYGVDFIERGYLVGMKAEELERVDEDGNKEG, encoded by the coding sequence ATGAAAGAGAAGGACATCAATGAGCTTGATGGCCCGCCTGTATTTGAGTTTGGCCAAAAGGTTAGGAGTAGAAAAAATATTCGCAATGATGGAACATTTCCTGGAAAAGAGATAGGAGAAATTCTGGTTAAAAAAGGGGAAATTGGTTATGTCAGCAGTATTGGGACCTTTCTTCAAAAATACTATATTTATGGGGTTGATTTTATCGAAAGAGGCTATCTGGTCGGAATGAAGGCTGAAGAATTAGAAAGAGTCGATGAAGACGGTAACAAAGAGGGATAG
- a CDS encoding cysteine desulfurase family protein codes for MKTVTKRDRVYLDYNATTPLLEEVYEAMLPWLKDKFGNPSSSHREGKEAKETLFHCRKKIAEFLGTRTEEIIFTSGCTESIGLALRGVLLGSAHKNKIVISAVEHPAVFSLVKLLEKESVQFSILPVERDGSLNLEQLEKSLDGSVGILSLLWANNETGVLFPIEQISRMAKAKGILFHVDGAQVVGKIKIRLAELGIDLFSFSAHKCYGPKGVGVLYVRKGVSLTPLIPGHQERNRRGGTENVAGIVGMAKACELAESKIMRESGRIQKLRDWMEQKIEQELPGIVIVAKNNNRIWNTSNIIFSGTDSEELLNYLDQKGIAVSTGSACMSGSQEPSHVLLAMGFDRKEASSALRISLGFETTQEEIEIFLQALFSFFSVEAFSNAAK; via the coding sequence ATGAAGACGGTAACAAAGAGGGATAGGGTCTATTTAGATTACAATGCCACTACCCCGCTTTTAGAGGAAGTATATGAGGCGATGCTTCCCTGGCTAAAAGACAAATTTGGTAATCCTTCAAGCAGTCATCGAGAAGGCAAGGAAGCCAAAGAGACCCTGTTTCATTGCCGAAAGAAAATTGCAGAGTTTCTTGGAACAAGGACGGAAGAAATCATTTTCACAAGCGGTTGTACAGAAAGCATTGGATTGGCTTTAAGGGGTGTTTTGTTGGGTTCAGCGCACAAAAATAAAATTGTCATTTCCGCTGTTGAACATCCGGCCGTTTTCAGTCTTGTGAAGCTCTTAGAAAAAGAAAGTGTCCAGTTTTCTATCCTGCCTGTTGAAAGAGATGGTTCGCTTAATCTTGAACAACTGGAAAAATCTCTGGATGGCTCTGTTGGGATTCTTAGCCTTCTATGGGCTAATAATGAAACAGGGGTTCTTTTTCCTATTGAACAGATCAGCCGAATGGCCAAAGCCAAAGGGATACTTTTTCATGTGGATGGTGCTCAGGTCGTGGGTAAAATAAAGATCCGTCTAGCAGAGCTTGGTATAGATTTGTTTTCATTTTCTGCCCATAAATGCTATGGGCCGAAGGGCGTTGGAGTGCTTTATGTAAGAAAGGGAGTTTCTCTTACCCCTTTGATTCCTGGACATCAGGAAAGAAATAGAAGAGGCGGAACGGAAAATGTTGCTGGTATTGTGGGAATGGCGAAAGCCTGTGAACTTGCAGAATCAAAGATAATGCGGGAGAGTGGTCGGATTCAAAAATTACGTGACTGGATGGAACAAAAAATTGAACAGGAATTACCTGGGATTGTGATAGTGGCAAAAAATAATAATCGAATTTGGAATACATCTAACATCATTTTTTCAGGAACCGACTCTGAAGAGCTATTGAATTATCTTGACCAGAAGGGGATTGCTGTTTCTACAGGCTCAGCTTGTATGAGCGGCAGCCAAGAACCTTCGCATGTGCTTTTAGCTATGGGATTTGATCGAAAAGAAGCCTCTTCGGCTTTAAGAATTTCTCTGGGTTTTGAAACGACTCAAGAAGAAATTGAAATTTTTCTTCAAGCCCTTTTCTCTTTTTTTAGTGTAGAAGCTTTCAGTAACGCAGCGAAGTGA
- a CDS encoding nitrogen fixation protein NifQ translates to MMMDICLQNQLLKKKDCNIPYNLLQLLKKSVGYVLSKFGSANSDPFIPGLGLPKEELSKMAVFFEMSLIGSKDGNLGTYLELYEEHKMLVQLFLRYRNYFGEVSLWIAHLLATASLGDNHLWQDLGLESRKELGAILEAFFLPLFSSNREDMRWKKFFIENYAKKRESSYVRLQIVKTVQIDRFVMVQNEKQCNHIERNSL, encoded by the coding sequence ATGATGATGGATATATGTCTACAAAATCAACTTTTAAAAAAGAAAGACTGTAATATTCCTTACAATCTTCTACAACTCTTGAAGAAGAGCGTTGGTTATGTTCTATCGAAATTTGGTTCTGCAAATAGTGATCCATTCATTCCTGGTCTTGGTTTGCCAAAAGAAGAACTGTCAAAAATGGCAGTTTTTTTTGAAATGAGTCTGATTGGTTCCAAGGATGGCAACTTAGGGACCTATCTAGAGCTGTACGAAGAACACAAAATGCTTGTTCAATTGTTTCTTCGTTATCGCAATTATTTTGGGGAGGTATCCCTGTGGATAGCCCACCTTCTTGCAACAGCCTCACTAGGAGACAATCATCTTTGGCAGGATCTTGGCTTAGAGAGTAGAAAGGAGCTTGGGGCAATCTTAGAAGCTTTTTTTCTTCCTCTTTTCAGCTCCAATAGGGAAGATATGCGCTGGAAGAAATTTTTTATAGAAAATTATGCGAAGAAGAGGGAATCTTCGTATGTAAGGCTCCAAATTGTAAAGACTGTTCAGATAGACCGCTTTGTTATGGTCCAGAATGAAAAACAATGCAATCATATAGAAAGGAATAGCTTATGA
- a CDS encoding sulfurtransferase — MSTGYVFEDKIVEVEWLAQNLNSLAPDIRIIESNEDVLLYDTGHIPGAVHIDWRKDLQDPIIRDYISAEKFAELCSRNGITPNTICIFYGDKSNWWACYALWAFELFGHKKSKILNGGRDKWIKLGLPLTKEKPFFEKTHYPVPSKRMDEDIRIFYNGVLDFLKAKGPLIDVRSPGEYSGELLHMPEYPQEGVLRGGHIPGAKSVPWKTAVKEDGTFKSVAELREIYEKQAGLDPEKETVVYCRIGERSSHTWFVLKYLLGHKNVKNYDGSWTEWGNKVGAPIER; from the coding sequence ATGAGTACTGGTTATGTGTTTGAGGATAAGATAGTAGAAGTAGAATGGCTTGCACAAAATTTAAATTCTCTTGCTCCGGATATTCGGATTATTGAAAGCAACGAAGACGTGTTGCTTTATGATACGGGACATATTCCTGGTGCCGTACATATTGATTGGCGCAAGGATTTGCAAGACCCAATTATTCGCGATTATATTTCTGCGGAAAAGTTTGCTGAACTTTGTTCCCGTAATGGCATAACTCCGAATACGATCTGTATATTTTATGGGGACAAATCTAACTGGTGGGCTTGTTATGCGCTGTGGGCCTTTGAATTGTTTGGACATAAAAAATCGAAAATCCTTAATGGGGGCCGGGACAAATGGATTAAGCTTGGTCTTCCACTAACAAAAGAAAAACCTTTTTTTGAAAAGACTCATTATCCAGTCCCCTCTAAAAGAATGGATGAAGACATTCGGATCTTTTATAATGGTGTGCTCGATTTTTTAAAGGCGAAGGGTCCGCTGATTGATGTACGCAGCCCAGGAGAATACTCTGGAGAGCTTCTTCACATGCCTGAATATCCACAAGAAGGGGTGCTACGGGGAGGTCACATTCCAGGAGCCAAAAGTGTTCCTTGGAAAACGGCTGTGAAAGAAGACGGCACATTTAAATCCGTTGCTGAGCTGCGTGAGATTTATGAAAAACAAGCTGGATTAGATCCTGAAAAAGAAACAGTCGTGTATTGTCGCATTGGCGAACGTTCTAGCCATACCTGGTTTGTATTGAAGTATTTATTGGGTCATAAAAATGTAAAAAATTATGACGGTTCTTGGACGGAATGGGGGAACAAAGTGGGTGCTCCAATAGAGCGCTGA